One stretch of Oryzias latipes chromosome 7, ASM223467v1 DNA includes these proteins:
- the stk38 gene encoding serine/threonine-protein kinase 38 encodes MAMTGQSSFSSMSNHTKERVTMAKVTLENFYSNLIAQHEEREMRQQKLEKVMDQEGLADEEKRIRRSEHARKETDFLRLKRTRLGLEDFESLKVIGRGAFGEVRLVQKKDTGHVYAMKILRKADMLEKEQVGHIRAERDILVEADSLWVVKMFYSFQDKMNLYLIMEFLPGGDMMTLLMKKDTLTEEATQFYIAETVLAIDSIHTLGFIHRDIKPDNLLLDARGHVKLSDFGLCTGLKKAHCTDFYKNLNHSLPSDFSKQTFQNMNSKRKAETWKRNRRQLAFSTVGTPDYIAPEVFMQTGYNKLCDWWSLGVIMYEMLIGYPPFCSETPQETYRKVMNWRETLTFPPEVPISEKAKDLILRFCCEEEHRIGAAGVLEIKSNPFFEGVDYDHIRERPAAIPINIKSIDDTSNFDEFPDSDILTPTASPVSNHSEADLKNKDWVFINYTYKRFEGLTARGAIPSYMKSGKR; translated from the exons ATGGCAATGACCGGACAGAGCTCGTTTTCCTCCATGAGCAACCACACCAAGGAGCGGGTCACCATGGCCAAGGTGACCCTGGAGAACTTCTACAGTAACCTCATCGCTCAGCACGAGGAGAGGGAGATGAG GCAGCAGAAGCTGGAGAAGGTGATGGACCAGGAGGGCCTGGCTGACGAGGAG AAACGTATCCGTCGCTCCGAACATGCCAGGAAAGAGACCGACTTTCTGCGTCTGAAGCGAACTCGACTGGGTCTGGAAGACTTTGAGTCCCTGAAGGTGATTGGCCGAGGAGCATTTGGAGAG GTCCGCCTGGTACAGAAGAAAGACACGGGCCATGTCTACGCCATGAAAATCCTTCGCAAAGCTGACATGCTGGAGAAGGAGCAG GTCGGTCACATTCGTGCTGAGAGGGACATCTTGGTGGAGGCAGACAGCCTGTGGGTGGTCAAGATGTTCTACAGCTTCCAGGACAAGATGAACCTGTACCTCATCATGGAGTTTCTTCCTGGAG GGGACATGATGACCCTGCTGATGAAGAAGGACACTCTAACAGAAGAGGCCACTCAGTTCTACATTGCAGAGACGGTGCTGGCCATCGACTCTATTCATACGCTGGGCTTCATCCACAGAGACATCAAACCAGACAACCTGCTGCTGGATGCCAGG GGTCACGTGAAGCTGTCAGACTTCGGTCTGTGCACGGGATTGAAGAAGGCTCACTGCACGGACTTCTACAAGAACCTGAACCACAGCCTGCCCAGCGACTTCAGCAAGCAGA CCTTTCAGAACATGAACtccaagaggaaggcagagacgtGGAAGAGGAACAGGAGGCAGCTG GCTTTCTCCACAGTGGGAACTCCAGACTACATCGCTCCAGAGGTCTTCATGCAGACCGGCTACAACAAGCTGTGTGACTGGtggagtctgggtgtcatcatGTACGAGATGCTGATCG GTTACCCTCCGTTTTGCTCAGAGACGCCTCAGGAGACCTACAGGAAGGTGATGAACTGGAGAGAGACGCTCACCTTCCCCCCAGAAGTCCCAATCTCAGAGAAGGCCAAAGACCTCATCCTCAG GTTCTGCTGTGAAGAGGAGCACCGGATTGGAGCTGCAGGCGTGTTGGAGATTAAGTCCAACCCTTTCTTTGAGGGGGTGGACTACGACCACATCAG AGAAAGGCCTGCAGCCATTCCCATCAACATCAAAAGCATCGATGACACCTCCAACTTTGACGAGTTCCCAGACTCGGACATCCTCACCCCTACAG CCTCTCCGGTTTCTAATCACAGCGAGGCTGACCTGAAGAACAAGGACTGGGTCTTCATCAACTACACCTACAAGCGCTTCGAGGGCCTGACGGCGCGGGGGGCCATTCCGTCCTACATGAAGTCTGGGAAGAGATAA